GAGCTTAACACTAAGGAAGAAGTCATAGTCATAAAAACAAAGTTGCTTATGataaacctaaaagaaaattatagaaatgggaaagaaaattatacACTTTGTGGGTTGTGCAGTGAAGCATAGGACACGACAGAGCATTTGTTTACCTgtaaagaactaagaaaatttagaagcaatagcacagaattaagaaaatttagaagcaatagcagagaattaagaaaacttagaaacagtagcacagaattaagaaaatttagaagcaatagcacaatattaagaaaatttagcagcagtagcacagaattaagaaaatttagaagcagtagcacagaattaagaaaatttagcagcagtagcacagaattaagaaaatttagaagcagtagcacagaattaagaaaacttagaagcagtagcacagaactaagaaaatttagaagcaatagcacagaattaagaaaatttagaagcaatagcacagaattaagaaaatttagaagcaatagcacagaattaagaaaatttagaagcaatagcacagaattaagaaaatttagaagcagtagcacagaattaagaaaacttagaagcagtagcacagaactaagaaaatttagaagcaatagcacagaattaagaaaatttagaagcaatagcacagaattaagaaaatttagaagcaatagcacagaattaagaaaatttagaagcaatagcacagaattaagaaaatttagaagcaatagcacagaattaagaaaatttagaagcaatagcacagaattaagaaaatttagaagcagtagcacagaattaagaaaatttagcagcagtagcacagaattaagaaaatttagaagtaatagcacagaattaagaaaatttagaagcaatagcacagaattaagaaaatttagaagcaatagcacagaattaagaaaatttagaagcagtagcacagaattaagaaaatttagaagtaatagcacagaattaagaaaatttagaagcagtagcacagaattaagaaaatttagcagcagtagcacagaattaagaaaatttagaagtaatagcacagaattaagaaaatttagaagcaatagcacagaattaagaaaatttagaagcaatagcacagaattaagaaaatttagaagcagtagcacagaattaagaaaatttagcagcagtagcacagaattaagaaaatttagaagtaatagcacagaattaagaaaatttagaagcaatagcacagaattaagaaaatttagaagcaatagcacagaattaagaaaatttagaagcagtagcacagaattaagaaaatttagaagtaatagcacagaattaagaaaatttagaagcagtagcacagaattaagaaaatttagcagcagtagcacagaattaagaaaatttagaagtaatagcacagaattaagaaaatttagaagcaatagcacagaattaagaaaatttagaagcaatagcacagaattaagaaaatttagaagcagtagcacagaattaagaaaatttagcagcagtagcacagaattaagaaaatttagaagtaatagcacagaattaagaaaatttagaagcaatagcacagaattaagaaaaaattgaaGCAGTAGCatagaattagaataaaaaaaaacagatatagtaCCAACtatcttattatcattaccattaatacttgctaggctacaaccctagttggaaaagcagaatgccataagcctgaAGGCTCCaagcagggaaaataccccagtgaggagaggaaataagtaaactacaagaaaagttattgaaaattaaaataaaatagtttaagaacagtaatagcatgagaataaatatttcatatctaaactataaaagattttaataaaacttgaggaagagaaataagataaaatggtgtgacagagtgtaccctcaagcaagagaactctatccccaagacagtgaaagaccatggtacagaggctaaggtactGTCCAagacaaagaacaatggtttgattttctggaatgtccttctcctagaagagctgctatggAAGTACACAAGTTGTACTCTCTTCGTAAGAGATAACTAATGACAGTGAACTTTCTGCAGGAGTACAGATCTTTGCACCTACCCATCTAATACTCTGGTCAAAGTCATGGTTCCTGATTCCTCATTGCTCACTTTGCAAAATAAGTTTGACAGGAGGAAAGCTTTTAAACTTATATTCAGTACTCCAATTGAGCCATTTTCTTGTCAAATAAGCAAGTCTTAATAAAAGAGCTTTAGTTTTAAGCTTATCCTAATGTACCTTGAAATCAGCTGGGATATAATATTTTGTCAGTTTTGTCCATAATTATTGTATTTCTAAACTCTTATTTCATATTTATGGCTTGACTTATGCATTCTACCTAATATCTGTTAGGACTTTGCAAGATATCTACGCTTATATTGTATAATATTCCTTTAACTTTACACATTTTGGGATGTAAATAAATGTTCtgcattatttaaattttctttgcaTAGGTCACAAACATCTATGTATTTTTCCCTTGATATCTTATTTCATTTTGAGCCTTTTAAATTTGTTTTCCCAATTCGTTATTATCAGGATTGCCTTATCCATATCAATTTCTCTAATATATGGATGTAGGCCATTCCCTTGTATGAATCTCATTATTTCCTTCGTTCTTTTCTTCAATTGCTCTTTTTCGTAATTCAAACCAAAATGGGAACTGACTTTTGTGGGTGGAGCTTCAGTGTCTACAAAccctatgcatttgtgactgactccacctttTCGAACTATTTGGCTAACTAGATATGTTTCCCGGTATATTAGAAGTTTATCTCAATTTTATAACTTGATTGAGTAAAATATCAAAACCAAACCAAGCCAGGCATTATGTACCTCAATAAAGTATTACCTGTGAATACAAATGTGTTATACTTTAAAGGATACGTCACATTAACTGATATGAAATCGAAATCCAAAATAATTTACAATAGTTTATGATTACATGATAAAGAAAACTAATAATATGGTGGGAGAGAAAACTTTTCATTGGAGGGACTAAATTATATTTGTTACATATTAGAGTTTCTTCATTAAATTATGTGGGTCTCCTAACTACTTTAAGAAGTCAATGACTGCAAAAATATAATTAATGTTTatacatttacaaaataaattGAACAATATTGAAAATGTTCAAACCAAAGCAGTCAGCAGTAGActttacctaacctaacataggcgaCGGGTCTTCGACGTGGACTGTCAATTGCCTCTCTCTACATATTTCCAACTATCACATTCCCATTTAAAACCTCCATTAAGCTTTCCAGGAACTTTTTTTCTTTGCAGGAACAAAAGATTGATCTTTTCTCTTTTtatgtcccagaaattccatctaCCTTCTCTGTACAACTTTCATAATTGACCTTTTCTTGATTTACTCTTCTTATTCCCTACTCATCTGACACTTTCTCAGTTCATGTGACCTTCGATATTCTTCTAGAAATCACAATTCATctgtatttcctttatttttcaagttcttgtttattGTCCACATCTCCCACCTATGTGGACCATACATGACTTATCAGTGCTCTAATGCTTGTCTGAATGCCTCTCCTGTTGTTTGTCAATAAGGTtttgtgggatccgtgtgtacgatatgttttcccgcgcagttataaagacgtgcggagcctgttgcaggcccttgtaatctgggtatctgattattaaacaatgaatcgtcatcgactcttcttcctcaaccccaagATGGCGCAGTGAGATATGAACCTACGCCTGTGGAGCGTAGATCAGGATGGCACCACCTATTAGACCTCGTCTTGCAACGCCCTCCAGGAGGGCCATCGCAACTCCGTCACTTCGTCAGGCCCGCGACACCATTATCTCCCAGCAACAAGCTATCATTGCACTGCAAACCCAGGTGGCTAACCTGCCGGTAGCCAGAGTGCCACGGGTGTCCAATGCTTCAGctcctgagaagtgtgatgtggaaatgtcttcagcggcgttcaggacatggaggcggtctatggagtgctggatacacctgaacaggtggcctagtttggaggccgtcatgcacatccgtcttctgtgtgtgccagctctacagagagctttagacgcaaagttctcagcggcccaatggtcatgtgtgagccccaaggaggcattagatagcgttgaaaagctagtactacggtcatccaaccaagcagtgctatggagcgaattctttaatgatgttcaggccacggatgagcctatcaatgtgtattttcaaaggtgttctcagttagctctagattgcaagttcgagtgcccacagtgtaattccgatctgtctgaatatatgctattgcgtaaagtgatggtagggttgaataatttagtgcttaaagagaaatttttcaaagttatcataggtatgatagcgtagacgccctcagggcacagtgcatagcatttgaagctgcggttagggatgtaggtgagagcgggaaaatttcccgccaaattgcaagttatccaccagtcgaggcagccaatgtcacggaggagggggagtgtgcagccgccactatccaccgtgctgtgcatcgtacgccgccaacgaggtgcggcaactgtggcagttcgcactccgataagaattcgtgtttggccaaaggtgttacttgttataattgccagaaagtggggcatttgaagaaatgctgtaggggcaaacgtaaggtcctgccagaagtatctagtgctgtagtgattgcatctaccgccgttgcgggacaaccgttattaaatgtatcagtgtcagtgccgggggggagggagtgtgtacccaccaccgccgttgccgatacgggggcccaggtttgcgtcgctggcagcgagctgttgcagctgctgcacctcgaccccgcgaaagttgaaaagcagcagacgctgagagatgttgcaggcattcgtttgaagtgtttaggggcaactaagtgttgtgtatcattaaatggtcgatcctctatgcaggagattttcttcgtgaattctgcaacaaatttatacttgtcattgtcaatgtgtaaagagttgggtctagtcccagctacgttcccctatcatctcgccagtgttgccaccgttgatacagtagaggaggtggatctctcacgtccgacagtgttaccattccccccgctggaagaaaacgttcccttacttcaagattggctactccaacgtttttcggcgacaaccttcaacacctccaagtcacccctcccagttatggagggcccaccccaccgcatccacctcgtcaccggggccataccctatgcttgccacacacctgcagcggtcccaaagcactgggaagatgaagtcaaggctcagctggaggaggacgtacgtaggggcatcatccagccagtaccaccgggggaggccacagagtggtgcgccagaatggtagtagtggccaaaaaggatggccacccgaggaggacagtggattatcagcgcttaaatgcatgttgcaagagggaaacgcaccatacaccagcaccctttgatatagtatctggtgtacctgttcgaagctataagactgttgcagatgcgttctggggtttccaccaggtggagttggatgaggacagccgaagactgacaactttcataaccccatggggcaggtaccagtatcgtcgcaccccgatgggccactgtgcagcttccgatgcctacactcgacggtttgatgacgcaattatggatattcctcgcaagtacaagtgtgtagacgacacccttctgcatgacataagtgttgagggagccttttggcacacctttgattttctggctacctgcgcgaagaaaggcattaccctaaaaccagaaaagttctcattttgcaggagagaggctacctttgttggttttcacctggggtgggactcgtatgagcctacaagtgaaaggttggctgccataagagactttcccatgccagcccaaccatcagttacggatatcagatcctggtatggtttcgtcaaccagctggcaccctttttggccaccgcgcccctcatggagcccttccgggaactactgaagaaatctacaggaaagaaggtatattgggacgaacaactgcaacacaagttccgacaggctcaagatattatttgtcggctggcaaaggatggactacggtattacgacaagactaggcctacagcagtaatcacagattggagtagggaaggtataggtttcgttgtcctgcaacagtactgtggttgtacctccctagagacccctttttgttgcaaagggggttggcggctggctctgtgtgggagtcgtcacctgtctgctgccgaatccggatacgcagcagtggaaggagaagctttggcagtggcctggtgtctacggaaagcaagattgtttctgttgggatgcccctccctcattatcgtaacagaccaccgcccactagtgaagcttttgggggatagggccctcacagatgtggtgaacccaaggttattccgccttaaagaaaagactctgcaatataagttcacaataaagtacctgcctggaaagtggaattcagcagccgattttctatctcggtacccctccctaacggcagtcccagataaggaggacactatacaagaagaagatatctccgcggcggtagcagcagcaacagtagctgtattgagccaagatgacggtattacaatggacgaagagatggtcatggacgcagcaaataatgatcccgtataccagctgttgcttgcaagagtccgtgctggggactggcctaagcaaaaatcccaagaactacagtgtcttcgacccttctacagcgtaagggacaggttggctgctgcacaaagtatggtgacatatacccatgaggagggggcagtgagattagtggtacctgactcattacgtaataaagtagcaaggaacctgcatgccagccatcaagggctagattcgatgttacgtcgtgcaagagcaaccgtgtattggcctggaatagcaggcgacttggaacaatgccgagcttcctgtgatgtctgcaacctgcacacgccctcttcaccgccagaagtcatgattgttacccctccccctgagtaccccttccagcagacggtggctgatctctttcaactcgaaggacaagtttatttggcctacgctgacagactgacgggttggctagaaatagcgcatttccccaagggaactggttccaacaaaattatagcgaaactacgtggctacttttccaggtggggggctcccgagcaactctccactgatggaggcactaacttggctagtgaggagatgatggactttcttaagaaatggagggtactgtccgcctttcatctgctcattatccgcagtcaaatgggagggcagaggctgctgtgaaatccgccaaaagaatcatccgctcgaacacgggggccaacggtagtttggacaacgacaggtgaacacaggcaatgctgcaatacctgaatacgcccttgagagagataggcaagtcaccagctcaactagcaacaggaagagcacttcgtgatggtgttcctacagcaagacagcagtataaggtagatcgccactggagaagaacccttcgacagcgggaaatattgatggcatcgtctagtgacagatttccccaatcaccaagacaacgctcttgcaacatgactccattgcatgtgggcacccaggttaggattcaagatcccgggactaaaaggtgggacagatcaggtgtcatcatctcccataccggcagtacacagtaaggcttgacgggagtggaaggttatcattgcgcaacagaaaacatttaaagggacagatagcttgtcccacgcccagcccaccgtctgacccaacccctagcaccacaccagctgacagcagcagtgagagcccgcccaggtctagctcccccacacccagcctaccccgtgctacgagaccacaacgctccaggaaagaacctggctggctcactaaatttgttaaataatatgtaattgtcattgcttttgtgtactgctagcctataaatatatgatttccttgtccacgtgttattatggatttctttttttttttttttttttttaaagaattattgataattcatgctatactatacatctgatagtgttgctcacattgctttgttctgtgaatgttttaattttttcttgtatggctatgtttgcagtatgcagttgatccatttctattatgccaatttgacccattttattaagcaattattgatttatttactctgattatttttgtgtagctagatgctacatcgtgcatcctatctgttttgttactgatttaccccatttgataattatcagattgcagtgtaattgttgtaattattacatgtcaatcttggaggggcatgtgggatccgtgtgtacgatatgttttcccgcgcagttataaagacgtgcggagcctgttgcaggcccttgtaatctgggtatctgattattaaacaatgaatcgtcattgactcttcttcctcaaccccaagAGGTTTTCATACTGTTAAGAGCAACTTTTGCTATCAAGTAGTCTTTTTATTATTACATCTTGCATCATGTTATTATTTACTGTACCTTAATATACAAACATGTTTGGTTTATTGTTGCTGGGTATATTATGATACAATTTGAAGGTTCCAGGTTTTTTTTTATGCTActaccaccattttttttttaaggttttttagtCCCAAGTTCTCACTGTCGTCATTTATAGaccaaatgattaaaaaaaatcatagcagTAGAGAGAAGAGAAGATGAACTATTGGAAATAAAGAGATGGGAATGGTGAGAAGGTTTGTCTAAATTTTACTACTGGAAATGAGGGATATTCGAGATCTAAGCAGAATGtaaagtagaacttcagaagttcaaacttgcagcaaatgtttttatgttgaacaggttgacataaatctttttatagtttttacatgaaatatcttttaatgttgttactgttcttaaaacatatttcaattgttcattaattctcatagttttttatttcctttcatcactgggctatttttcaccgttggaacccttgggcaagcacactgctttaccaactagggttgtagcttagctagtactaataatcatcatttcctcctacggttACAGATGCAAAGAACctcaataagaataaaataatgataataatgtaatgtaGAATGGAATGGAGGCCTGCCTGAGATATTACGGCCAtgtaatgagaagagagatggaaatgatcaagagagctaagaacatgccagtgttggggaggaggagtgtggagCATCTGCAGATCAGATGGATGAATGTGGTGAGGTGGGACTGAGGAGAAGATGAAAGGAACAAAAGTAGTTAGATGGAAAAAGTCGACACAAGCGCCCTCACAAGGGTAGCCGTGACAGTAacttaatgtatatacataactcTTTAAACCAATTAGCCTTTAGAtatcatattagaaatataaaatcattatgtaacaaattttaaaaaagattttaaGCATTATCTAGGAGGTACCATAGATTTATCTATGAAATTTGGGCTATATTCATAGCCTGGGGTCTGGGAGGGCCTTCAGTGCCCAAGTTAAACTGAAATAAAACTCAGCAGTTGAactatgaaggaaaagttaagaagtTGAATAGCAGAGCAGATATAAGGAAGAGGAACCCAGAGGTCAAAACATGGATCCATTTAGAAGATAAAGGGATGCTGCATTTACTCGTTTGAGATTGCCTGGGTCTCTATGGCTGCAGCTGTTAGACTATAAGTTATAGCCCACAAGAGTAGTTTGGTTCTTGTCTGCAAGAGGTACTCTTGTCTGATGTCTGATGTGGTCATTGCTTTGCAGGAGGTACTCAGCCAAAGACTACATTATTATTTGGCAGTCTATTTAGGAAGTCCTTGGCAAGCTAAGGCcagttaagaaagaaaaaaaattacttgacctcaagtactatttttcttttcttaaattgcCTGTTTATATATTACATGCCATAAGCAGCAACCCCTATGCAATGTAGGAGGTATACTAACCGCAATAGTCCTGTAGTTAAAACTCACCTTACAAGTTCCCTCTGTGGTAGCAATGGACGACCTTCGAGTTGCAACTCACCAACCAATGAGGCCAATAGCAGGAAAGGACCCACACCACCTATTCGCAACCTCAGAGCCCCGGGGCAATTATCCTACCTGGACAACAGCTACCTGACAACTCCTCAAGGTGTGAATGATCTGTCTCCATCGTCACTACGGCATTGTTATTCCGACAACTCCTACAGGTGTTAACAATCTAACCAACTCATAACTGGCAGTGTTTTCCAAGGTATATTATAAACAAAAATCGTTAATTACATTATTCACACAGCACGCCCACCTGATCTCAAGATCAACacgcatcatacatacatacatacacacaaacagcacAAGACTTAATCAGAAACATAATCAGCCATCCATACAGGTGGTTTTCTATTCCTCTGTGGCCGCTGATTTTCTCCCGTTTCTCTTTGAACACTTACTTGTGGTTCCACTGGTTCTTCAGAGACTGAATCATCACTTGACATTTCGCCTGAGCCGTCAGATAGGGAGGCTGGGACTATAACTGGTCGCACATCCAACACATGCCTTGGCATTCCATCAACGGAAATGTTTGAAGAGTTCACATGAATGACAATCCCTTTACGCCATTGAGTAGTACAATGGGCGTTTGGGGGCTTCACCCACACTTCCTCTCCCATCTTGATTAAAAGGGGCTTGTGTTGGCTGGTATCTGTTCCATTGGGGACTACTGAAGGATACCTCCACTCATATCTGTACAGTATACCGAAAGTTGTGGAACAGACGATTCAACTTGTCCAGATCTTGGTGTGCTGTTGTACCAAAATACTGCTTCTATAGGACTAATTCCTCCTCTCTCTGCAATAGCCTTGATGGTCCTATGATGTCTTTCAACTATTCCATTTCCTCCTGGTCGATAAGCAGCCCGAAACACCCTAACAGTGTTCCAATGAGACAACATATCTCCTAAACACTGCGACCTAAATGCTGTACTATTATCCAGTAATAGTTCGTCAACTGGCCCTCTTTCCAAAAAGATGCTATTCAACTCACCAGATATTTCTTGAGC
This DNA window, taken from Palaemon carinicauda isolate YSFRI2023 chromosome 10, ASM3689809v2, whole genome shotgun sequence, encodes the following:
- the LOC137648247 gene encoding uncharacterized protein translates to MHKGGELSVERNWQRLAIDVTHYRQVPYLSVVDCGPGRFAIWRQVKREDAQEISGELNSIFLERGPVDELLLDNSTAFRSQCLGDMLSHWNTVRVFRAAYRPGGNGIVERHHRTIKAIAERGGISPIEAVFWYNSTPRSGQVESSVPQLSVYCTDMSGGILQ